The genome window GATCTGGTGGCCGTTCTGAAGCTCCACCTGGAACATGGCGTTGGGCAAAGCTTCAATAACCTTGCCTTCCATTTCGATTACGTCGCTCTTGGACAAACTCAGTCCCCCTCTCGCAGCGAGCGTTTCTCGGCAAAACCGTTTACTTCCAGCGCCCTTCTCAGGTCACTGTCCTGCAGCGCTCCGCCTTCCGGCCGCAAAGCCTTCAGGTCCAGCAGCACCGGTTTTGCGCGCAGATGTTTCGTCTTTTTCTTCTTCGGGTTTCCCAGCTTGTGGTGGAGTCCGTCGGCGATCATGACGATGCCTTCGGCCGCGTTCTCCAGGATCAGGAAGCAGTGTCCCTTATCCCTTCCCTGCGCGCTTTCCACTACCCTGCCGGGTTCAAAGCTGAAAGGTTCCTTCATCCTTATTCCTCCCAGGTAAAGCCGGGAAGGGTCAGGATTTCCGGAAGCCCTTCTTCCGTGATGGCAATGGTGTGCTCGTAATGTGACGTCAAACTGTGATCAGCGGTGCGTGCGCACCAGCCGTCATCATCGATCGTCAGCCGCCAGTTGCCTGCGGCAATCATGGGTTCGACCGCAATGACCATGCCCTTGCGAAGTCTCATTCCATGACCGGGTTCACCAAAGTTGTATACGGCGGGATCTTCATGCATCTCCCTGCCGATACCGTGTCCGGTAAATTCCCGGATCGGTGTGAACCCGTTTGCTTCGGCATGGGCCTGGACCGCGTGGCCCACATCACCCAGCCGGTTGCCGGCAATGCACTGCCTGGCCGCTTTCCAGAAGCATTCCTCGGTTACCCGGATCAGCTTCTCCGCTTCCGCGCTGATCGTTCCGACACCCGCTGTAAAAGCGGAGTCTGCCTGCCAGCCGTCCAGCAGCAGTGTGCAGTCAACTGAAATGATGTCTCCATCTTTCAGTACCCTGCGGTCACTGGGAATACCGTGCACAACCTCATCATTGATACTCGCGCAGATGCTGCAGGGATATCCTTCGTAATGAAGGGAGGAAGGGATCGCGTGGTTTTTCCGGATCAGCCTTTCGGCCAGGATATCCAGCTCCGCGGTTGTCACGCCCGGCTTGATTGCCAGGCGGACTTCATCCTCCACCTCACGAAGGATTTTCCCTGCTTCGCGCATCTTTGCGATCTGATTCGGATTCTTCAGGCTGATCATGCCTTTGCTCCTAAAGCGTTCATGATCGCTGTAAAGATACCATCAATGCCCTGATCTCCGGGGATCGTTTTGAGCAGGCCCTTCTGTCCGTAATAATTGATCAGCGGGGCTGTCTGGGCATGATACACTTCCAGGCGGCTCAGTACGGTCTCGGCCTTATCGTCGTTCCGCTGGATCAGTTCCTCACCGCATTTGTCGCAGGTGGTTTTACCGTTCAGCATGCTGACGTGATAGGTAGCGCCGCACTTCAGGCACACCCGGCGTCCGCTCAGCCGGTCTACCAGCACCTGGTCATCAACCGCCAGCTCAATAACGCTGTCGATGGTAGCGAAGGTGCTCAGGGCTTCCGCCTGGGGAACGGTACGCGGGAAGCCGTCCAGGATATAACCGTCTTTGCAGTCATCCATGGCAAGGCGTTCCTTGACGATGTCAATGATAACTTCGTCCGGAACCAGTTTGCCGGCGTCGATAAAACTCTTCGCCTTGATACCGGTTTCTGTACCTTCCTTGATCGCCCGCCGGAGAATATCACCGGTGGAGATCTGCGGAATCTTCAGCGCGTCGCAGATGCGCTGCGCCTGTGTGCCCTTACCGGCCCCTGGAGGCCCTAAGAAGATAATGTTCATATCATTACTCCATTCATTGGGTTTATGGAACTGCCGGAGCAATTACATAAATCCATCCATATCCATGTCGATGCCGCGGACGCTCATCTCGCCCTGGATAGTCCGGACGGTTTCGAGAGCGACGCTCACAGCGATCAGGATGGAGCTGGCAGCAAAGGGGATATTCGTCACGCCGGCCCACTTCATCAGAAGCGTGGGGATAGCGGCCAGAATAGCCAGGAAGAAAGCCGCAAACAGGTTCAGGCGGTTCATGATGTTCTGCAGATACTGCCGGATGTTCTTGCCCCGCTGTCCGGGGATAACAGCACCCTGCTGCTGCAGCTGTTCAGCCTGCTGTTTGGGATCGAAGCTGATGGAAGAATAGAAGAAGGTGAAAGCAATGATGAGCAGGGAGGACAGGATCAGGTAAACATAGCTGATTCCGTTGTTATTGCTCAGGTTCTGTTCACACCACTTGGCAAAGCCGCTGTTCTTGTCAATCAGCTGGGCAATCGTTCCCGGGAATGCCAGGAAGGAGTAAGCAAAGATCAGGGGAAGAACGCCGACGGAGACCACTTTCAGGCCCATGTGGGTGTTCTGTCCGCCGTAAACGCGGCGGCCCTTCACCTGCTTGGCGATCTGCAGGGGAATCCTGCGCTCGCCCAGTTCAACAAAGGTTACGACGACAGTCATCAGGATGCAGGTGGCAAGCACCACAACCAGATTGATCCATGCGGAAGTCAGTCCGGTGGTGGAAGCGGTACGGAAGTTCTTCACAATACCGTTGAAGATATTGGAGATGATACCGGCAAAGATCAGAAGGCTGATGCCGTTTCCGATTCCCTTTTCGGTAATCCGCTCACCGATCCACATCGCCAGGGCGGTACCACCGGCCATGCTGACGCCGACCAGTACGTAGTTCAGCCAGCCAGCCTTGATGAAGCCAAGGCTGCGGACCAGACCGATCGCCTGCAGTGCAGCCAGGCCGATCGTCACATACCGGGTGATCCGGTTGATCTTCTGGCGGCCGTCTTCTTCCTTGCTCAGCCGCTCGAGGGCGGGAATGGCAATGGTCAGCAGCTGCATAATAATGCTGGCGTTGATGTAGGGCGTGATACCCATAGCCATCAGGGTCATCTGTTCAAAATTGTTACCGGTCATCATGTTGACCAGCTCCAGCAGCGGCAGGGTGGAGGCATTCTGCTTCATAGCTTCCATAACCTTCACTGCATCCACACCGGGTGCTGGAATGACACCGACAAGACGGAAAAGCACGAGCATAAAGAAGGTGTAGAGGATCTTCTTGCGGAGTTCCCCGATCTTCCACATTTTACGGATGCTTTCGATCATGTCAAAT of Aristaeella lactis contains these proteins:
- the map gene encoding type I methionyl aminopeptidase codes for the protein MISLKNPNQIAKMREAGKILREVEDEVRLAIKPGVTTAELDILAERLIRKNHAIPSSLHYEGYPCSICASINDEVVHGIPSDRRVLKDGDIISVDCTLLLDGWQADSAFTAGVGTISAEAEKLIRVTEECFWKAARQCIAGNRLGDVGHAVQAHAEANGFTPIREFTGHGIGREMHEDPAVYNFGEPGHGMRLRKGMVIAVEPMIAAGNWRLTIDDDGWCARTADHSLTSHYEHTIAITEEGLPEILTLPGFTWEE
- a CDS encoding KOW domain-containing RNA-binding protein, whose translation is MKEPFSFEPGRVVESAQGRDKGHCFLILENAAEGIVMIADGLHHKLGNPKKKKTKHLRAKPVLLDLKALRPEGGALQDSDLRRALEVNGFAEKRSLREGD
- a CDS encoding adenylate kinase encodes the protein MNIIFLGPPGAGKGTQAQRICDALKIPQISTGDILRRAIKEGTETGIKAKSFIDAGKLVPDEVIIDIVKERLAMDDCKDGYILDGFPRTVPQAEALSTFATIDSVIELAVDDQVLVDRLSGRRVCLKCGATYHVSMLNGKTTCDKCGEELIQRNDDKAETVLSRLEVYHAQTAPLINYYGQKGLLKTIPGDQGIDGIFTAIMNALGAKA
- the secY gene encoding preprotein translocase subunit SecY, which gives rise to MIESIRKMWKIGELRKKILYTFFMLVLFRLVGVIPAPGVDAVKVMEAMKQNASTLPLLELVNMMTGNNFEQMTLMAMGITPYINASIIMQLLTIAIPALERLSKEEDGRQKINRITRYVTIGLAALQAIGLVRSLGFIKAGWLNYVLVGVSMAGGTALAMWIGERITEKGIGNGISLLIFAGIISNIFNGIVKNFRTASTTGLTSAWINLVVVLATCILMTVVVTFVELGERRIPLQIAKQVKGRRVYGGQNTHMGLKVVSVGVLPLIFAYSFLAFPGTIAQLIDKNSGFAKWCEQNLSNNNGISYVYLILSSLLIIAFTFFYSSISFDPKQQAEQLQQQGAVIPGQRGKNIRQYLQNIMNRLNLFAAFFLAILAAIPTLLMKWAGVTNIPFAASSILIAVSVALETVRTIQGEMSVRGIDMDMDGFM